The following coding sequences are from one Leguminivora glycinivorella isolate SPB_JAAS2020 chromosome 7, LegGlyc_1.1, whole genome shotgun sequence window:
- the LOC125228172 gene encoding integrin beta-3-like translates to MYMCTTTVLLACLCIVESANTDRTIAGIDQREVCKIKKSCVNCLRLVHCSWCQTEEKCFSKELEPETCSETNEYTDHGFSLQENAICSCKQETDVTEDKNCVPEGADEETPPCSGRGECVCGRCVCKTYENSTKILMGDYCEFDNFSCDGPDCNEGPYALAQDKDHKDKEESVFSSWFSV, encoded by the exons ATGTACATGTGTACTACTACCGTTTTGCTCGCGTGTCTATGCATAGTAGAAAGTGCTAATACTGACAGAACTATTGCAGGCATCGACCAAAGAGAAGTGTGTAAGATAAAAAAATCGTGTGTAAATTGTTTACGCTTGGTACATTGCTCTTGGTGCCAGACAGAGGAAAAATGTTTTTCGAAGGAGTTGGAGCCTGAAACATGCAGCGAGACAAACGAATATACGGATCACGGAT TCAGTCTACAAGAAAACGCAATCTGTAGTTGCAAGCAGGAAACAGATGTAACCGAGGATAAGAATTGCGTCCCTGAAGGGGCAGACGAAGAAACGCCTCCTTGCAGCGGGCGAGGCGAGTGCGTCTGCGGCCGTTGCGTCTGTAAGACCTATGAAAATTCCACGAAG ATATTAATGGGCGATTATTGCGAATTCGACAACTTCTCTTGTGACGGCCCGGACTGCAACGAAGGCCCTTATGCCCTTGCGCAAGATAAGGACCACAAGGACAAAGAAGAATCGGTATTTTCTTCCTGGTTTTCAGTTTAG